From the Myripristis murdjan chromosome 14, fMyrMur1.1, whole genome shotgun sequence genome, one window contains:
- the LOC115371204 gene encoding glutamate receptor 4-like — translation MYECVQHTLLPLLQLVSDLCVVSFPRPPPPPPPLPLQDKSSQALSLSNVAGVFYILVGGLGLAMLVALIEFCYKSRNEAKRMKLTFTEAMRNKARLSITGSVGENGRVLTPDCPKAVHAGPPLRQSSGLALVSSELP, via the exons atgtatgaatgtgtgcagcacacactgctgccacTGCTACAACTCGTGTCTGACTTGTGTGTCGTTTCTTTCcctcgcccccctcctcctcctccacccctccccttGCAGGACAAGTCGTCCCAGGCCCTCAGCCTGAGCAACGTGGCGGGGGTCTTCTACATCCTGGTGGGAGGCCTGGGCCTGGCCATGCTGGTGGCCCTCATCGAGTTCTGCTACAAGTCGCGCAATGAGGCCAAGAGAATGAAG CTAACATTTACAGAAGCCATGAGGAACAAGGCCCGTCTGTCAATCACGGGAAGCGTCGGGGAGAACGGGCGGGTGCTGACGCCCGACTGTCCCAAGGCCGTCCACGCCGGACCCCCCCTCCGCCAGAGCTCCGGCCTGGCCCTGGTCTCCTCCGAGCTCCCGTGA